CCCGTCATCCACGCCCAGGCGCGCCTGCGCGTCACGGTCGCGCTCGCCGGGCTGCGTCCGGCCGACCAGATCACGTTCCCGCGGCTGCAGCAGCTGCTGGAGATGACCGCGGGCAACCTCTCGACCCATCTGCGCAAGCTCGAGGACGCCGAGTACGTCGAGATCACCAAGGCTTACGAACACCGCACGCCGGTCACGCTGGTGCGGCTCACCAGCAAGGGCCGCGCCGCGTTCGAGACTTACACCAAGGCGTTGCAACGGCTCCTGGACGCCGGGACCTGAGATGTCTCGCTGGGTCGTGCACCTGGACCTCGACGCGTTCTACGCCTCCGCCGAGCAGCTCACCCGGCCGACGCTGCGCGGGCGCGCGGTCGTGGTCGGCGGAACCGGACACCGCGGCGTCGTCGCCGGGGCGAGCTACGAATCCCGCGAGTACGGCGTGCGTTCCGCGATGCCGATGTCGCAGGCTCGACGGCTCCTTCCGGCTGGTGGCGTCGTGCTGCCGCCGCGGTTCCGGTTGTACGAAATGCTGAGCAAGCAGGTTTTCGACGTCGTCAGCGAGGTCGCGCCGGTGCTGGAACGGATTTCCCTCGACGAGGCGTTCGCCGAACCGCCCGCGCTGGCCGGTGCTTCGGTCGAGCAGGTGACCGAGTGGGCCGAGAAACTGCGGACGCGGATCCGGGAAGAGACCGGGCTGACCGCGTCGATCGGGGCGGGGACAGGCAAGCAGGTCGCGAAAATCGGTTCGGACCGCGCGAAGCCGGACGGTCTGCTCGTCGTGCCGCCGGGGACCGAACGCGAGTTTCTGGCCCCGCTGCCGGTGCGCGCGTTGTGGGGGATTGGGCCGGTGGCGGAAGCGAAGTTGCGCACGATCGGCGTGCTTACCTTGGGCGAGCTGGCGGCGTTGCCCGAGCCGGACGCGGTGTCGACGCTCGGCGGCGTGGTCGGCCGCGACTTGCGACGGCTGGCGAGCGGATTCGACGACCGTCCGGTCGCGGAGCGCGGCGAGGCCAAACAGGTGAGTGCGGAGACGACCTTTGACGTCGACGTGGTCGATCTCGCCCGATTGCGGGCCGAGGTAAGGAAAATCGCGGCTGGCGCGCACGCTCGCCTGGTGAAGGCGGGTCGCGTCGCGCGCACTGTCGTGATCAAGCTGCGGCATACCGACATGAGCACGGTGACCCGCTCCGAGACCACCGCGTCGCCCACCGATGACCTCGAACAGCTTGCGGCTACCGCGGAACGGCTCCTGCTCGACCCGCAGGAGTTCGGCGGAGTGCGGCTCGCGGGCGTGGCGTTCAGCGGGCTTTCGGTGCCGCATCAGGACGCGTTGTTCAGCTTGACCGTGCCTGTGGCGACGGAGGAGCCGGTGGTCACTTCGGCGCCGTCGCCGGGCGGGAGCGCGCCCGTGTCGTCATCGGGGTGGCGGCCAGGCGACGACGTGGTGCACGCCGAGTTCGGCACGGGCTGGGTGCAGGGCGCGGGGCACGGCCGGGTGACCGTGCGGTTCGAGACGCGCACGTCCGGTCCCGGCGTCGCGCGGACGTTCGACCAGACCGATCCGGCGTTGACGCGCGGAGAACCCTCCGACTGCCTAGCCTGAGCATTTGGCCAGGTCACGACCGGGTTGTTAACCCACAAGGGTGATAAGGAAGGATGTGCCGGGCAGTCGGGCAAAGGGGATGATCATGACGAACACGCGCCGCGCCGCCGCCCTCGCCGGGGTCGCGCTGATGCTGGCGGCGTGTGGGAGCGAAGCCGCCCCGCACCGGTCCTCGGCCGGACCGTCGTCGTCTTCCTCGGCGGCCGCTTCGCCGGATTCGTTCACCGTCGTGGCGACCGGGGACGTGCTGATCCACCCGCGGCTCACCGACCAGGCCGAGGCGGACGGAGGCGGGAAAATCGACTACCGGCAGCTGTTCGCCGGGGTCAAACCGCTCGTGTCCGGCGCGGATCTGGGGATCTGCCATCTCGAAACGCCGCTCGCGCCGGAAGGCGGGCCGTACAGCGGATATCCGTCGTTCAGCGCGCCGCCGGAAATCGCGGACGCGTTGAAGGACACCGGATACGACACCTGTTCCACCGCGTCGAACCACACGCTCGACCAGGGCGCGGCGGGGGTGCAGCGGACGCTCGACAAACTCGACCGGACCGGGATCAAGCACACCGGTTCCGCGCGTTCGGCCGAGGAGGCGGGGAAACCGCTGATCCTGGACGTGCACGGGGTCAAGGTCGCGCAGCTGTCGTATTCGTTCGGGTTCAACGGGATCAAACGGCCGGCCGGGAAACCGTGGCTGGCCAACGAAATCGACCCCGGCGAGATCCTCTCCGCGGCGCGGGAGGCGAAGGCGGCCGGGGCGGAGGTCGTGATCGCGAGCCTGCACTGGGGAGTCGAGTACCAGCACGACGTGACCGCTGACCAGAAGCAGTTGGCGCAGAAGCTGACGGCGTCGCCGGATCTCGATCTGATCGTCGGGCATCACGCGCATGTGGTGCAGCCGTTCCAGAAGGTCGGCGGCAAGTGGGTGGCGTTCGGGCTCGGCAACGAGGTCGCGCGGCACGACGAACCTCGCGGGTCCACCGAGGAGGGCGTCGCGGCTCGGTTCCGGTTCAGCCGGGCCGGCGGGAAATGGACAGTGGACAAGGCGGAGTACGTGCCCACGTTGATCGACCTCGGGCCGCCGATCCGGTTGCGGGACCTCACGGCCGCACCGCCGAGCGAGCGCGGGAAGGAAGCGCTCGCGAACACCGATCAGGTGGTGCTTTCCCAGGGGGCGGGGGACGAAGGGCTGAGCCGGCCGGGGCGGTGACGGTCAGTGGTCCCGGCGGGTGATGAGTTCGGCGATCGCGGTCAGTTCGGCCGTCGCGCGCGGGGCGGGGTTGGCCGCGGTCAGGGCAGTCAGCGCGTCGGTGAGCAGTTCGTCGGCCTGGGCGTGGCTCCACGACCGGCCGCCGGCTTCGTCGACCAGCGCCGCGGCCTTGGCGAGGCAGTCGTCCGCGAGGGGCTGCCGGTACAGCATCGCCAGTTCCTGGCCGGCTGAGGTGCCGGAGGCGAGCGCCGCGACGACGGGGAGGGATTTCTTGCGGCTGCGCAGGTCCGAGTAGACCGGCTTGCCGGTGACCGCCGGGTCGCCCCAGATGCCGAGGAGGTCGTCGACGTGCTGGAAGGCCAGGCCCAGCGAGCGGCCGAAGCGGCCGAAACGTTCGACGTGCTCGCCGCGGCCTCCGACGACCAGCACGCCCAGCGTGCACGCCGCGCTCAGCAGGGCCGCTGTTTTGCCTTGGGCCATTCGGACGCATTCCGCCACTTCGACGTCGGTCCGTTGCTCGAACGCCAGGTCCTCGTGCTGACCGTGCAGCAGGTCCAGCACCGCGGTGCTCAGCAGGCGGGCGGCGGCCGGGCCGTCCGCGGACAGGACGTCGAAGGCCAGCGCCAGCAGGGAATCCCCGGCCAGCACCGCTTGGCCGGTGCCGAACACGGTCCACGCGGTGGGGCGGTGCCGCCGGGTGCGGTCGCCGTCCATCACGTCGTCGTGCAGCAGCGAGAAGTTGTGTGCCAGTTCGACGGCCACCGCCGCGGGAACGGCGTCTTCCGGGTCTCCGCCGCACGCCTCCGCGCACAGCAGGACCAGCGCGGGGCGCAGGGCTTTGCCGCCGGACGTGGTCGTCGCCGTTCCGGTTTCGTCCCACCAGCCGAGGTGGTAGCCGGCGATCCGGCGCATCGATACTGGCAGCCGGTCGACCGCCGCGCGCATCGCCGGTTCCCACCTGCTCCGGCTCCAGTCCAGCACCTCGGCCACGGAGCGGGCCCCGGTGCGGGCGTCCACGGTCGTCATCGTTCTCCCGCTTCCGGACGGGGCGCGGCGGCCACAGTGGACAGTGCGGAGGGGCTCGGGACGATCACTGCGAAACCACCTAACGTCGAAAACGCCGGAAGACAGCGCGAGCGGTTTTTCCGGAGAGGAATGCGAATCGTGAGCGGCGCCGCGCATCAACATAGCAAGGTGGATGTTCTCGACAATCACTCGATCGGGTAGCCGGGTCCGATTCACCTGTTTGCCGAAGCTCCTTTTCGGACATTGCCGGTGCTGTTGTCCGGCTGACAACCCGGGGTGCGTCACGGTGGGTCTGCTGCCGTAACCCGGTCGAGTGCGCGCGACCGGTATCCGCGCCGTTTTCCCTTGTCGAGCAAGAGCAATCGGGGGAATGCGTGCCCGTCCCGCTGCTCCGATCCGGCGAACCGCGCGGGCGGCGGGCGGCCACCCGGCTGAATCGCGGGTTTCGCCGTTGTCGGTTCCGGAATCGGCTGGATAGCGTCAGCCAGCGTATTTAGCCGCGCGAAAGACATCTCAGGTTGTTAGAAGTCAAGCCGTGTGGGCTGGAGGAGGTGGGAAGGCTTGGTGTTCGTCGTAGAGGCGGTCCGTCTGCAGGCAGTGGTGGAGTTGTCCGAGGAATTTGTTGAACAGGTGGCGTTGGGCTTGGTGGTTCCAGTCTCCGGCGGCGCGGCGGGTGTCGAAGTGGCGTCGTGCGCCGGGGCTGGCTCGCAGCGAGGCGAGCGCCCAGACGGGTCCGACTGCGGCGAGGCGGCGGTTTTTGATGTGGCGGTGCGAGACCACGGTTTTTCGGCCGCTGGCGCGGGTGATCGGTGCGGATCCGGCGTAGGCCTTCAGTCCGCGGGGATCGGTGAAGCGGGTGCGGTCGTCTCCGATTTCGGCGAGCACCCGGGCGCCGGCCAGCAGTCCGAGGCCGGGGAAGCTGGTGATGATCGTGGCGTCCGGGTGCTGTTCAAAATGTGTCCGTGCCGCCTCCGCCAGACTGTCGGAGGCGGCGCAGGCGGCCTCGAATTGGCTCAGCAGAGCCGAAAACTGGATGCCCATCGCGTTCTCCACGATCGGCGGTTGCCGCAGCCGCTCGGACCGGAACACGCCGTGGAGGCGGTCGACGTCGGCATCGACGTTGCGGCGGCGTCCGGCCTTGGTCAGCAGTGTCCGCAGCCGGGCGCGGGTCAGTGTCGCTGCGAGCGCGGGTGTCGGGGCGGCGGCGAGGACGGTGCGGGCGTCGCGGCGGGCCAGGCCGCCCTCGGGCTGTCCGGCGAACGCTTCCAGCGCCGCGGGGTAGAACTCCTTGAGCAGCGACCGGAGCTGGTTGCCCAGCTGCTGGCGGGCCCAGACCGCGTCCTGTTGCGCTCGTGCCAGCACCCGCACCGCTTGGGCCAGTTCGGTGTCGGCCGGCAGCGGTCGGTGCGCGGCCGCGTCGGTGCGCACGATGTTGGCCAGCAGCGCGGCGTCCGCGGCGTCGGACTTCGCGCCCGACACCTGGTGCCGGGCCCGGTAGCGCGATGCCGAGAGGGGGTTGATCGCGTAAATGGTGCGGCCGGTGGAGCGCAGCGCGGCGACGAGCAGCCCGTGGTCGGTTTCGATGCCGACCGGGATCTGCGCGTCGGCGGTGTCTCCGGCCTCGGCGAGCAGGTCGAGCAGCCGGGCGAACCCGGTGGCGTCGTCG
The nucleotide sequence above comes from Amycolatopsis sp. AA4. Encoded proteins:
- a CDS encoding DNA polymerase IV → MSRWVVHLDLDAFYASAEQLTRPTLRGRAVVVGGTGHRGVVAGASYESREYGVRSAMPMSQARRLLPAGGVVLPPRFRLYEMLSKQVFDVVSEVAPVLERISLDEAFAEPPALAGASVEQVTEWAEKLRTRIREETGLTASIGAGTGKQVAKIGSDRAKPDGLLVVPPGTEREFLAPLPVRALWGIGPVAEAKLRTIGVLTLGELAALPEPDAVSTLGGVVGRDLRRLASGFDDRPVAERGEAKQVSAETTFDVDVVDLARLRAEVRKIAAGAHARLVKAGRVARTVVIKLRHTDMSTVTRSETTASPTDDLEQLAATAERLLLDPQEFGGVRLAGVAFSGLSVPHQDALFSLTVPVATEEPVVTSAPSPGGSAPVSSSGWRPGDDVVHAEFGTGWVQGAGHGRVTVRFETRTSGPGVARTFDQTDPALTRGEPSDCLA
- a CDS encoding IS110 family transposase — encoded protein: MTLFCGIDWAESHHDVAIIDDTATVIAKARIGDDATGFARLLDLLAEAGDTADAQIPVGIETDHGLLVAALRSTGRTIYAINPLSASRYRARHQVSGAKSDAADAALLANIVRTDAAAHRPLPADTELAQAVRVLARAQQDAVWARQQLGNQLRSLLKEFYPAALEAFAGQPEGGLARRDARTVLAAAPTPALAATLTRARLRTLLTKAGRRRNVDADVDRLHGVFRSERLRQPPIVENAMGIQFSALLSQFEAACAASDSLAEAARTHFEQHPDATIITSFPGLGLLAGARVLAEIGDDRTRFTDPRGLKAYAGSAPITRASGRKTVVSHRHIKNRRLAAVGPVWALASLRASPGARRHFDTRRAAGDWNHQAQRHLFNKFLGQLHHCLQTDRLYDEHQAFPPPPAHTA
- a CDS encoding CapA family protein, whose translation is MIMTNTRRAAALAGVALMLAACGSEAAPHRSSAGPSSSSSAAASPDSFTVVATGDVLIHPRLTDQAEADGGGKIDYRQLFAGVKPLVSGADLGICHLETPLAPEGGPYSGYPSFSAPPEIADALKDTGYDTCSTASNHTLDQGAAGVQRTLDKLDRTGIKHTGSARSAEEAGKPLILDVHGVKVAQLSYSFGFNGIKRPAGKPWLANEIDPGEILSAAREAKAAGAEVVIASLHWGVEYQHDVTADQKQLAQKLTASPDLDLIVGHHAHVVQPFQKVGGKWVAFGLGNEVARHDEPRGSTEEGVAARFRFSRAGGKWTVDKAEYVPTLIDLGPPIRLRDLTAAPPSERGKEALANTDQVVLSQGAGDEGLSRPGR
- a CDS encoding family 2 encapsulin nanocompartment cargo protein polyprenyl transferase, producing MTTVDARTGARSVAEVLDWSRSRWEPAMRAAVDRLPVSMRRIAGYHLGWWDETGTATTTSGGKALRPALVLLCAEACGGDPEDAVPAAVAVELAHNFSLLHDDVMDGDRTRRHRPTAWTVFGTGQAVLAGDSLLALAFDVLSADGPAAARLLSTAVLDLLHGQHEDLAFEQRTDVEVAECVRMAQGKTAALLSAACTLGVLVVGGRGEHVERFGRFGRSLGLAFQHVDDLLGIWGDPAVTGKPVYSDLRSRKKSLPVVAALASGTSAGQELAMLYRQPLADDCLAKAAALVDEAGGRSWSHAQADELLTDALTALTAANPAPRATAELTAIAELITRRDH
- a CDS encoding transcriptional regulator, whose product is MTELPELDPVIHAQARLRVTVALAGLRPADQITFPRLQQLLEMTAGNLSTHLRKLEDAEYVEITKAYEHRTPVTLVRLTSKGRAAFETYTKALQRLLDAGT